The Amycolatopsis mongoliensis genome includes a window with the following:
- a CDS encoding NAD-dependent epimerase/dehydratase family protein, producing MRVMVIGATGVLGVPAVARLLAAGHEVSGLARDASRAPAVEATGAKPVPGDLFSASSLVTALRGHDAVLNLATRIPRKVTSKAAWAANDRVRLTGSAALAAAVREVEELRTVVQEGISFVYADGGDRLLTEDAPVRPRGVTASSMVAHENVAALEDRTVVRLRIGTLVGSDTLTSALLASARRGAPLIMGSRTDWTTAIHPSDAAAAAVAALAAPSGVYNVGAPAVRKGVLGEAMAAAAGVRKARAVPKWLLSRVAMAEPMARSQRVDSGKLMAATGWRCERPVPGPDWFTAD from the coding sequence ATGCGGGTGATGGTGATCGGAGCGACGGGCGTGCTGGGGGTGCCGGCGGTGGCCCGGCTGCTGGCGGCGGGGCACGAGGTGAGTGGGCTGGCCCGGGACGCCTCGCGCGCACCGGCCGTCGAGGCGACCGGCGCGAAGCCGGTACCGGGTGACCTGTTCTCGGCATCGTCGCTGGTGACGGCGTTGCGCGGCCACGACGCGGTGCTGAACCTGGCGACGCGCATTCCCCGGAAGGTGACCAGCAAGGCGGCCTGGGCGGCGAACGACCGGGTCCGGCTGACGGGGAGCGCCGCGCTGGCCGCGGCGGTCCGGGAGGTCGAGGAGCTGCGGACCGTGGTCCAGGAGGGGATCTCGTTCGTGTACGCGGACGGCGGGGATCGCCTGCTGACCGAGGACGCGCCTGTGCGCCCGCGCGGGGTGACGGCGTCGTCGATGGTGGCGCACGAGAACGTGGCGGCGCTGGAGGACCGCACGGTGGTGCGGTTGCGGATCGGGACACTGGTGGGGTCGGACACGCTGACGTCGGCGCTGCTGGCGTCCGCCCGGCGTGGGGCGCCGCTGATCATGGGGTCCCGGACGGATTGGACGACGGCGATCCACCCGTCCGACGCGGCGGCGGCCGCGGTGGCGGCGTTGGCCGCGCCCTCGGGCGTTTACAACGTGGGTGCGCCGGCGGTGCGGAAGGGCGTGCTGGGAGAGGCCATGGCCGCGGCGGCGGGGGTGCGGAAGGCGCGGGCGGTGCCGAAGTGGCTGCTCTCGCGGGTGGCGATGGCGGAGCCGATGGCCCGGTCGCAGCGGGTGGATTCGGGGAAGCTGATGGCGGCGACCGGGTGGCGGTGCGAGCGGCCGGTGCCGGGGCCGGACTGGTTCACCGCGGACTGA